In Pseudoalteromonas xiamenensis, the following are encoded in one genomic region:
- a CDS encoding MFS transporter, translating to MCALAAFAVSGFLGFYWQTSLWLILFSRALMGIAVAFIMVSCTTIASRYFEGPNFSRYMGWQAAFGGFGGVLFLSIAGVLAEQHWTWVFAIYGLSLLVLPGVWRFVKAPPLQDQDSSKTTPATKWMSQAFAGCCVLAFVEIIVLYGLTIHLPFYLSHHHASATEIGFVIAGFLLAMSCLSMSYGYFRRYFGIKQLHMIGWIVIALGFAFLSVVETIPRIVCSSLIVGTGLGLIRPNLVVWLFEFVPPMMRGKAMGIMMTCYFTGQFMSPVLLEPLTSTLGYALFFRSLAVIISMVVVVVCLTYFMWFSKRQADVI from the coding sequence ATGTGCGCCTTGGCAGCGTTTGCGGTCAGCGGTTTTTTAGGATTTTACTGGCAGACATCGCTGTGGCTTATCCTCTTTAGTCGAGCGCTAATGGGGATTGCGGTGGCCTTCATTATGGTGAGCTGCACAACGATTGCGAGTCGGTATTTTGAAGGCCCAAATTTTTCACGCTATATGGGCTGGCAAGCGGCGTTTGGTGGATTCGGTGGGGTGCTATTTTTATCGATAGCAGGCGTGCTTGCTGAGCAACATTGGACATGGGTATTTGCAATCTATGGACTGTCGCTTCTGGTGTTGCCGGGTGTTTGGCGATTTGTTAAAGCCCCACCTCTGCAAGACCAAGATTCGTCAAAAACAACACCAGCAACGAAGTGGATGAGTCAGGCATTTGCAGGATGTTGTGTGCTGGCTTTTGTGGAAATTATTGTGCTGTATGGCTTAACCATACACTTACCGTTTTATCTGAGCCATCACCATGCTTCCGCAACCGAAATTGGATTTGTGATCGCAGGTTTCTTACTTGCCATGTCTTGTTTATCAATGAGCTATGGGTATTTCAGACGTTACTTCGGGATTAAGCAACTGCATATGATAGGTTGGATAGTCATTGCTCTGGGTTTTGCTTTTTTGAGTGTGGTGGAAACCATTCCTCGCATTGTCTGTTCAAGTTTAATTGTCGGGACGGGACTTGGTTTGATCCGCCCAAACTTGGTCGTTTGGTTGTTTGAGTTTGTTCCGCCGATGATGCGAGGTAAAGCGATGGGGATCATGATGACCTGTTATTTTACAGGCCAGTTTATGAGTCCGGTTTTGCTAGAACCACTGACGTCCACGTTGGGGTATGCTTTGTTTTTCCGCTCGTTGGCCGTCATTATTTCAATGGTGGTCGTGGTTGTTTGCCTTACCTATTTTATGTGGTTCAGTAAACGCCAAGCCGATGTGATTTAG
- a CDS encoding ABC transporter ATP-binding protein produces the protein MITLEQLRYRWPKHDIDTIHIEQLQIQQGERIFLFGPSGTGKSTLLGLLAGIHRPTLGKISILNQDLTSLSNAKRDQFRADHIGTIFQNFNLLAYLNPLENVMLGCHFSTLRTNKAVQQHGSVKQAARHLLAQLGISEPLLHHSVGELSIGQQQRIVAARAVIGKPELIIADEPTSALDADNRAAFINLLFEQATQCNATLLFVSHDQSLAPMFSRQLSLAEINQRDEKV, from the coding sequence ATGATCACACTCGAACAGCTACGTTATCGCTGGCCAAAACACGATATTGACACCATTCACATTGAGCAGTTGCAAATCCAGCAAGGGGAACGCATTTTTCTGTTTGGTCCAAGCGGCACAGGGAAATCGACTTTATTGGGTTTATTAGCAGGTATCCACCGGCCAACACTCGGCAAAATTTCCATTTTGAACCAAGATTTGACGTCTCTGTCGAACGCCAAACGAGACCAATTTCGCGCAGATCACATTGGTACTATTTTTCAAAATTTCAATTTACTTGCTTATTTAAACCCACTTGAAAACGTGATGTTGGGCTGTCACTTTTCAACGCTCCGTACAAACAAAGCAGTGCAACAACATGGCTCGGTCAAACAAGCAGCCCGCCATTTACTCGCTCAACTGGGCATCTCAGAGCCGCTACTTCACCATAGCGTCGGCGAACTCAGCATAGGGCAACAACAACGCATCGTCGCGGCACGTGCTGTAATTGGCAAACCAGAACTTATCATCGCTGATGAACCAACATCTGCGCTGGATGCAGACAACCGCGCTGCATTTATTAACTTACTGTTTGAACAGGCGACACAATGTAACGCAACGTTGTTATTTGTTAGCCACGACCAAAGTTTAGCCCCGATGTTTTCAAGGCAACTGAGTTTAGCTGAGATTAACCAACGAGATGAGAAGGTATAA
- a CDS encoding phosphoribosylaminoimidazolesuccinocarboxamide synthase — protein MSSYKVLDVNDDLPIRTKGAVHSGKVRSVYWLTDEDSARLIEEKGYDVPKGTELAIMVISDRISAFDCIWQGENGLNGVPGKGIALNSVASHWFKLFDAAGLAGNHIVDIPHPYVWIVRKASTVRVEAIARQYITGSMWRDYSKGVRNFCGIDLPEGLTANQKLAEVLITPSTKGIIRGVAEVPEQDDVNITRQNILNNLDAFNFKSAADVDKYEQLLTQGFNVIAAELAKLDQIFVDTKFEFGYVEDTSGVEKLIYIDEVGTPDSSRIWDGAAYRDGKIIENSKEGFRQLLINNVPDSDVLLNKDRMPEREALAQGYKLPESVMLDVSNTYVGIASKIVGHALTIPADPRAEVIAILDEQYGLID, from the coding sequence ATGAGTAGCTACAAAGTTTTAGACGTCAATGACGATCTTCCTATTCGCACAAAAGGTGCGGTTCACAGTGGTAAAGTACGTTCAGTTTACTGGTTAACCGACGAAGACAGTGCACGTTTAATCGAAGAAAAAGGCTACGATGTACCAAAGGGTACTGAGCTTGCGATCATGGTTATTTCCGATCGTATTTCTGCATTCGACTGCATTTGGCAAGGTGAAAACGGTTTAAATGGTGTGCCTGGTAAAGGTATCGCACTGAACAGTGTGGCATCACACTGGTTCAAATTGTTTGATGCTGCGGGTCTTGCGGGCAACCACATTGTAGACATTCCACACCCATACGTTTGGATTGTGCGTAAAGCAAGCACCGTTCGTGTTGAAGCGATTGCGCGCCAATATATTACAGGCAGCATGTGGCGTGATTATAGCAAAGGCGTGCGTAACTTCTGTGGTATCGATTTACCGGAAGGATTAACGGCAAACCAAAAATTAGCCGAAGTGCTTATCACTCCTTCTACGAAAGGCATCATTCGCGGCGTAGCGGAAGTGCCAGAACAAGACGACGTGAACATTACCCGTCAAAACATTCTTAACAATCTTGACGCGTTTAACTTCAAGTCGGCAGCGGACGTTGATAAGTACGAGCAATTGTTAACGCAAGGCTTTAACGTGATTGCGGCGGAACTCGCAAAACTAGACCAAATCTTTGTGGATACGAAGTTTGAGTTTGGTTACGTTGAAGACACTAGTGGTGTAGAAAAATTGATTTACATCGATGAAGTCGGCACGCCAGATTCATCACGTATTTGGGATGGTGCGGCATACCGCGATGGTAAGATCATCGAGAACTCGAAAGAGGGTTTCCGTCAGTTACTCATTAATAACGTACCTGACAGTGACGTATTGCTAAACAAAGACCGTATGCCTGAGCGTGAAGCACTTGCTCAAGGTTACAAGTTACCTGAGTCGGTGATGCTTGACGTGTCGAATACCTATGTAGGTATTGCGAGCAAAATTGTAGGTCATGCACT
- a CDS encoding isochorismate synthase: MLSELDALTDLAAPERPFDPQQHALFVSGQRCYLAQHPHHRFTSPIDNHETLVNTLETELAKCPSEDAVVFGVLPFCKSEQAQFLVSDHVQTLDKSHFTAYLASQNKLDGVRFPELDNVHHRQSQTQYEHAILRAKALFEREELEKIVLGKQVDLYFDDALPKGQVLANLLQQSASGFPFSFPTESGATLLGVSPELLLKKSNRAIFSNPLAGSAKRTSDPAVDVQRQRTLMNSKKDRFEHAVVLVEMSQVLEPWCHQLHIPSVPSLLSTATMWHLSTEVEGQLHTPATHVLALANRLHPTPALCGKPTQHAYPWIKALEGESRHFFSGIVGWCDKHGNGEWVVVIRSSEINGRHARLFAGAGIVHASNPTAEWLETEAKLSTMLNALHATTAYRQVTQESLLETA; this comes from the coding sequence ATGTTAAGCGAACTCGACGCGCTAACCGACCTTGCTGCACCAGAACGCCCGTTTGACCCTCAACAACACGCCTTGTTTGTGTCAGGTCAACGCTGTTACTTAGCACAGCATCCACATCATCGTTTTACATCCCCCATCGACAATCATGAAACACTCGTCAACACACTCGAAACGGAGTTGGCAAAATGTCCAAGTGAGGATGCTGTCGTTTTTGGCGTCTTGCCTTTTTGCAAATCGGAGCAAGCGCAGTTTTTAGTGTCGGATCACGTTCAGACCCTCGACAAATCGCATTTTACCGCGTACCTCGCGTCCCAAAATAAGCTTGATGGCGTTCGTTTTCCTGAATTAGATAATGTTCATCATCGACAATCACAAACACAGTACGAACATGCCATTTTGCGCGCAAAGGCACTCTTTGAGCGGGAGGAGTTAGAAAAAATTGTGCTAGGCAAACAAGTTGATTTGTACTTTGATGATGCGCTCCCTAAAGGACAAGTGCTCGCCAATTTATTGCAACAAAGTGCAAGTGGCTTTCCATTTTCGTTTCCCACAGAATCGGGGGCAACTCTTTTGGGCGTCAGTCCTGAGTTACTGCTCAAAAAAAGCAACCGCGCTATTTTCAGCAACCCATTAGCCGGTTCAGCAAAGCGGACGTCAGATCCCGCTGTGGATGTGCAACGCCAACGAACACTCATGAACTCAAAAAAGGATAGGTTCGAGCATGCGGTCGTGTTGGTTGAAATGTCGCAAGTACTCGAACCTTGGTGTCATCAACTGCACATTCCAAGCGTACCTTCTCTCTTAAGTACAGCAACAATGTGGCATTTATCGACCGAAGTAGAAGGCCAACTGCACACCCCCGCAACCCATGTTTTAGCATTAGCCAATCGCCTTCATCCCACACCCGCATTGTGTGGAAAGCCCACTCAACACGCCTACCCATGGATTAAAGCTCTCGAAGGTGAATCCCGTCACTTTTTCTCAGGCATAGTCGGATGGTGTGATAAGCACGGTAATGGGGAATGGGTTGTGGTGATCCGAAGTAGTGAAATAAACGGTCGCCATGCCCGTCTTTTTGCAGGTGCAGGTATTGTCCACGCGTCAAATCCAACCGCCGAATGGTTAGAAACTGAAGCAAAACTGTCTACTATGTTGAACGCCTTACACGCTACCACGGCCTACCGACAAGTCACTCAAGAATCCCTATTAGAAACAGCCTAA
- a CDS encoding Plug domain-containing protein, with product MLVSRTKQLGFRYSTIALTLAGVLSAPAFADDDKIEKIEVWSTEVKTSALYLKEQDIADKQADHISDLLRSIPGVDVGGAHSLNQRITIRSMDDKDLRISIDGADAEHVYVPPYG from the coding sequence ATGTTAGTTTCTCGCACTAAGCAATTAGGCTTTCGCTATTCAACTATCGCATTAACATTAGCTGGAGTGTTATCTGCACCGGCTTTCGCGGATGACGACAAAATTGAAAAAATTGAAGTTTGGTCAACGGAAGTCAAAACGTCAGCATTGTATTTGAAAGAACAGGACATCGCAGATAAACAAGCGGATCATATTTCTGATTTACTGCGTTCAATCCCTGGCGTAGATGTGGGTGGTGCGCACTCACTTAACCAGCGTATTACTATCCGAAGCATGGATGATAAAGATTTACGTATTTCGATAGATGGCGCAGACGCAGAACACGTATATGTACCACCATATGGGTAA
- a CDS encoding helix-turn-helix domain-containing protein, producing MEGIISAEQLSDRLLVSNGMDSRVAQQHDTPIAIGRLSFIPLSEAMQLHLCCYVEQQKASNAVLLSPSLNITVLLKGCVEFRVGNKFYRFDAAQCPIAFANIIAVAEPFTRYMRSQQKIEKVTVSVSLPWFMDRFGKEDGQLLTTSKVIELPVTDETLEQTQHLLTTSNTLSKIQKLQCEGLAMQWLSALILPMLSDNPSSQASYRLPPQEDVEVKKLKVVALLEAGHTVEDVAQQLAMSLSSLLRFFKTHFNATPKQYIKQHTLFKARYALLVDGLSIGEAAYLARYDHVGNFIAAFKKQFGVTPMQFIKQHRPF from the coding sequence ATGGAAGGGATAATTTCAGCAGAGCAACTGAGCGACCGACTTTTGGTCTCAAATGGTATGGATAGCCGAGTTGCACAACAACACGATACCCCTATTGCGATTGGGCGTCTTTCCTTTATCCCGTTAAGTGAGGCGATGCAATTACACCTCTGTTGCTATGTCGAGCAACAAAAAGCCAGTAACGCGGTACTTCTTTCACCAAGTCTCAATATCACGGTACTACTCAAAGGGTGTGTCGAATTTCGCGTGGGGAATAAGTTCTACCGTTTTGATGCAGCTCAATGCCCCATTGCATTTGCCAATATTATCGCTGTCGCCGAGCCATTTACTCGCTATATGCGAAGCCAACAGAAAATAGAAAAAGTCACCGTCAGCGTGTCTCTCCCTTGGTTTATGGATCGTTTTGGAAAGGAGGACGGGCAATTACTGACCACCAGCAAAGTGATTGAATTGCCTGTCACTGACGAGACACTTGAGCAAACACAGCATCTTTTGACGACTTCAAACACACTTTCTAAAATTCAAAAGTTGCAATGTGAAGGATTAGCAATGCAATGGTTAAGTGCGCTTATCCTGCCAATGCTTAGCGACAATCCGTCTTCGCAAGCAAGCTATCGTTTGCCTCCCCAGGAGGATGTCGAAGTGAAAAAACTTAAAGTCGTTGCCTTGCTTGAAGCGGGTCACACTGTCGAAGACGTCGCACAGCAATTAGCCATGAGTTTGAGTAGTTTGCTGCGTTTTTTTAAAACTCACTTTAATGCCACACCAAAACAATACATTAAGCAACATACCCTATTCAAAGCACGCTACGCTTTGCTGGTCGATGGTCTTTCAATTGGTGAAGCGGCTTATTTAGCGCGTTACGATCACGTTGGGAATTTTATCGCGGCATTTAAAAAACAATTTGGTGTAACGCCGATGCAGTTTATTAAACAGCATCGGCCGTTTTAA
- a CDS encoding DUF3299 domain-containing protein translates to MKIFFRVAFFLCAGLVSTHLLANEPKEIFWEDLIPKGHLQISNQDAASHDGTEQNWVQPDLNAPVVPELNNQTVTLPGFVVPLEGNSEIITEFLLVPYFGACIHVPPPPPNQIVHVKIKDGVPIESLYDAISVTGVIKVETWKGDMAQTGYTMQAVGVAPFEL, encoded by the coding sequence ATGAAAATATTTTTTAGAGTCGCGTTTTTCTTATGTGCAGGCCTTGTCAGCACTCACCTTTTAGCGAATGAACCCAAAGAAATATTTTGGGAAGACCTTATTCCAAAAGGCCACTTACAAATAAGTAATCAAGATGCGGCAAGTCACGATGGGACAGAGCAAAATTGGGTTCAGCCAGATCTTAACGCTCCTGTTGTCCCAGAGCTCAACAATCAAACAGTCACGTTACCAGGCTTTGTCGTGCCTCTTGAAGGCAACAGTGAGATCATTACCGAGTTCCTGCTTGTGCCTTACTTCGGTGCCTGCATTCACGTTCCACCGCCACCACCAAATCAAATTGTGCACGTTAAGATTAAAGACGGCGTGCCCATAGAAAGTCTTTATGACGCGATTTCAGTTACTGGGGTCATTAAAGTGGAAACTTGGAAAGGGGATATGGCCCAAACTGGTTACACCATGCAAGCCGTGGGCGTTGCCCCGTTTGAACTCTAA
- a CDS encoding ABC transporter permease, which yields MTLFRLAIKSTFNRKGAVLLTLFAIAISVMVLLTIERIRHEAKVSFSNTLSGTDLIVGAKTGDIQLLLASVFRLGYTNNGVSWQSYSDIQSKKGVAWTIPLSLGDSHKGFAVLGTTLDYFAHYRYGNKQLLSFAHGHPFTTPHEVVLGAEVAAKMHYQLGDPIILSHGLGKTSFHHHDDHPMTVVGILAATGTPVDKTLHVPLAAIEQIHDQIHTTHDHDEDDDNDLVGHPKQISAFLMGFDSPLYTLQVRRNINQYKAEPLLAIMPTVTLRELWEMLGMVEKLLLLFSIALVFISLLGMLTTMLATLQQRRRELAILRSVGARPSHIIALLMGEALLITTLGCLAGVGLFYLALHAGYAVLQAQFGIGISLSVLNHYELQILAAIIGAGTLIGLIPALRAYFYSLADGMSIKV from the coding sequence ATGACGTTATTTCGATTAGCGATTAAAAGTACCTTCAACCGCAAAGGTGCTGTTCTATTAACCCTGTTCGCCATTGCCATTAGTGTCATGGTGCTATTAACAATTGAACGCATTCGACACGAAGCTAAAGTCAGTTTTAGCAACACCCTTTCAGGCACTGACCTTATCGTTGGTGCAAAAACAGGTGATATTCAATTGCTCCTAGCCAGTGTATTCCGGTTGGGTTACACCAATAATGGTGTGTCTTGGCAAAGCTACTCAGACATTCAATCGAAAAAGGGCGTCGCTTGGACGATACCTCTGAGTCTGGGTGACAGTCACAAAGGTTTTGCGGTACTCGGTACGACCCTTGATTACTTTGCACATTACCGCTATGGCAATAAGCAGTTACTTAGCTTTGCGCACGGACACCCTTTTACCACCCCACATGAGGTAGTCCTTGGTGCTGAGGTCGCCGCGAAAATGCATTACCAACTGGGCGATCCGATTATTCTGTCTCATGGCCTTGGCAAAACGAGTTTCCACCATCACGACGACCACCCGATGACGGTCGTCGGGATCTTAGCTGCGACAGGCACACCCGTCGATAAAACCTTGCATGTGCCGCTTGCTGCCATTGAACAAATACATGACCAAATTCACACAACACACGACCATGATGAAGATGATGACAACGATTTAGTCGGTCATCCAAAGCAAATATCGGCCTTTCTTATGGGCTTTGACTCGCCGCTCTACACCCTACAGGTGAGAAGAAACATCAATCAATATAAAGCCGAGCCGCTTTTAGCCATTATGCCAACCGTTACGCTACGTGAACTTTGGGAGATGCTTGGCATGGTCGAAAAACTGCTGTTGTTGTTTTCAATTGCATTAGTTTTCATCAGTTTACTAGGAATGCTAACGACCATGTTGGCCACATTGCAACAACGCCGACGTGAACTTGCCATTTTGCGTTCAGTGGGAGCGCGTCCTAGCCATATTATTGCCCTGTTAATGGGTGAAGCATTACTTATCACAACCCTTGGATGCCTTGCGGGCGTTGGGTTATTCTATCTTGCACTGCACGCTGGATACGCTGTATTGCAGGCACAATTTGGGATTGGAATTAGCCTTTCGGTGTTGAATCACTATGAACTGCAGATTCTTGCCGCTATCATTGGGGCGGGCACGCTCATCGGTTTAATTCCAGCACTTCGCGCCTATTTCTATTCTTTAGCCGATGGCATGAGCATTAAAGTTTAA
- a CDS encoding amidohydrolase family protein, whose translation MGSEPFGSAQLTEPLNLHAVRKKPQPQGKRTLIHNVFIYTADEANTTIANGWLLVHDKRIVALGDASQLPLDYDVSIDGQGKLMLPGLINPHWHESFVAPNFESPDDSHLEPTPYSNGGDIQALGSMFGFISTVGDKLTLEEGLAIARWSMWTQLRSGTTALGDVGSANKADAMALAAIDLGMRLRVSRWGSDIMLEANKSTPTYIADTAAQTADWLALIETWNNHSSGLVGAMPSVMGAFGSSDKQLEALASIAQQYDVPYATHLAPLKHERLEVERVFGRSPIARFDEMGLLTNKLLAVHTAYASDEEYQRLITTGVNLCHSPAHYGMLGEATISETGQLGRFLRDGVWVSSSTDGDISFIGGMCEAMRGAHLGHNEAQNCNTACPPTLALKTATLFGAKALDWLSEIGSLEVGKQADFILVNNDDYRYKLSAHPLRTFIVTGSSHDVDSVMVAGDFVVKDGRSTRFDEDELYQDYLKAVAAARTRIGGPS comes from the coding sequence GTGGGTTCGGAACCATTTGGCAGTGCGCAATTGACCGAGCCTCTAAATTTACACGCGGTACGTAAAAAGCCTCAGCCCCAAGGAAAGCGTACACTCATTCACAATGTGTTTATTTACACCGCAGACGAAGCGAATACCACTATCGCGAATGGTTGGCTGCTGGTGCATGATAAGCGGATAGTCGCGCTTGGCGACGCAAGTCAGTTACCGCTGGATTATGACGTCAGTATCGACGGGCAGGGGAAACTGATGCTGCCGGGGTTGATTAATCCGCATTGGCATGAAAGTTTTGTCGCACCGAATTTTGAGTCTCCAGATGATTCGCACCTCGAGCCTACGCCGTACTCAAATGGCGGCGATATTCAAGCATTAGGCTCGATGTTTGGATTTATCTCAACGGTGGGCGATAAACTTACATTGGAAGAAGGTCTTGCCATTGCCAGATGGAGCATGTGGACGCAACTGCGTTCGGGAACGACAGCGCTTGGCGACGTTGGCTCGGCAAATAAAGCTGACGCGATGGCCCTTGCGGCTATTGATTTAGGGATGCGGCTACGCGTCAGTCGATGGGGTTCTGACATTATGTTGGAAGCAAACAAATCGACGCCAACCTATATTGCGGACACGGCAGCGCAAACGGCGGATTGGCTTGCGCTCATCGAGACATGGAACAATCACAGTTCGGGATTGGTTGGAGCAATGCCCTCGGTTATGGGGGCCTTTGGTAGTTCAGATAAGCAACTTGAGGCATTGGCTAGTATCGCGCAGCAATACGATGTGCCGTACGCGACTCACCTTGCGCCACTCAAACATGAACGACTCGAAGTTGAGCGGGTGTTCGGCCGCTCACCTATCGCTCGATTTGATGAAATGGGTTTGCTCACGAATAAACTCTTGGCGGTGCACACAGCATATGCAAGCGACGAAGAATATCAACGCCTTATCACGACAGGTGTCAATTTGTGTCATTCGCCAGCCCACTACGGCATGTTAGGGGAGGCCACGATAAGTGAAACAGGGCAGTTAGGGCGATTCTTACGAGACGGCGTGTGGGTATCCAGCAGCACCGATGGCGATATTTCGTTTATTGGCGGTATGTGTGAAGCCATGCGTGGCGCGCACCTCGGTCATAATGAGGCACAAAACTGCAATACAGCCTGCCCTCCAACCTTGGCATTAAAAACCGCAACCTTGTTTGGTGCAAAGGCATTGGACTGGCTATCAGAGATTGGTTCCTTAGAAGTGGGTAAGCAAGCGGATTTTATATTGGTTAATAACGATGATTATCGTTACAAACTCTCAGCCCATCCGTTACGAACCTTTATTGTTACTGGCAGTAGTCATGACGTTGATTCGGTTATGGTTGCAGGGGATTTTGTGGTGAAAGACGGGCGCAGCACGCGTTTTGATGAAGACGAATTGTATCAGGATTACCTCAAAGCGGTGGCCGCGGCAAGAACACGTATCGGAGGTCCATCATGA
- a CDS encoding TonB-dependent receptor domain-containing protein, which translates to MYHHMGNLQIHADILKSVEIETGTNSVINGGLGGSVRFETKEARELLTDDARFAVRVSAGAADNAGRNYSVTSFGLLSDDVDFLAYYNSVQRDNYEVGGGKILDQDDKVVAGTDGKVRGLEGDVSDALVKLGWNIDNNQRIAVSYEAYKDEGDYSYRPDMGLATDTAITNSLQIPLLWPTEFTRDTVTLSYDLNWGGHSTLKASLYSNTSELYRDESGWSQSPSPRFQAYAGKVTGEAKNSGFNVLAETFTNGLFGSEEHTFTYGTDYVKHDTEYDLVISTGGNKHSEESAKNLALFAQDRVEFGNGFAVIPGVRYDRYDIDSGTVDNDFTEFSFSLAAEYQITNNLMVKLSSTELFKGPEISEVFVGAGLDDKPNQDMEAETGLNSELSIAYEGKVAADKTLRLGATAFNTKIDDYIFDNAAVPGGQPRETWKDNVGDMTVKGFEVYAGFAFDAFSMQLTYSNSESDLDAYSQYASLDGARLEREQGDTISADFTYQLSQYNLTLNWDFMVVDDVAAGTDLYGADLDNSKDGFSVHNISAHWQPEAVANLHVRVGVDNVFDEFYASQSSKNGVSFHPVFGKLFLMDYEPGRNIKASISYQF; encoded by the coding sequence ATGTACCACCATATGGGTAACTTACAGATCCATGCGGATATTCTGAAGTCAGTTGAAATTGAAACTGGAACTAACTCAGTTATTAATGGTGGCTTAGGTGGTTCAGTTCGTTTCGAAACAAAAGAAGCACGTGAACTACTCACGGACGATGCACGTTTTGCCGTGCGTGTTTCCGCAGGTGCCGCAGACAATGCAGGTCGCAACTACTCCGTCACCAGTTTTGGTTTGTTGAGCGATGACGTAGATTTCCTAGCCTATTATAACTCGGTACAGCGTGATAATTACGAAGTGGGCGGTGGCAAAATTTTGGACCAAGACGACAAGGTCGTTGCTGGGACAGATGGTAAAGTACGCGGATTAGAAGGCGATGTGAGCGACGCGTTGGTTAAGCTTGGTTGGAACATCGACAACAACCAGCGTATTGCGGTGAGTTATGAAGCCTACAAGGATGAAGGCGATTATAGCTATCGACCAGACATGGGACTTGCTACGGATACGGCTATTACCAACAGTTTGCAAATCCCTTTATTGTGGCCAACAGAGTTTACGCGTGACACCGTGACGCTCAGTTACGATTTAAATTGGGGTGGTCATTCAACGCTTAAAGCAAGCCTTTATTCAAACACCAGTGAGCTGTACCGTGATGAATCTGGATGGTCACAATCACCGAGTCCTCGATTCCAAGCATACGCGGGTAAGGTAACCGGCGAGGCGAAGAACTCTGGCTTTAACGTATTGGCTGAAACCTTTACAAATGGTCTATTTGGCTCAGAAGAGCACACGTTCACCTATGGTACCGATTACGTCAAACACGACACAGAATATGATTTGGTTATCAGCACAGGTGGGAATAAGCATTCGGAAGAATCGGCGAAAAACTTGGCGTTGTTTGCACAAGATCGTGTTGAGTTCGGTAACGGCTTTGCCGTGATCCCGGGTGTACGTTATGACCGTTATGATATCGATTCTGGCACTGTTGATAACGACTTTACTGAGTTTTCATTCTCGTTAGCCGCAGAGTATCAAATCACCAATAACTTGATGGTTAAGCTAAGCTCAACGGAGCTATTCAAAGGACCTGAGATTAGTGAAGTATTTGTGGGCGCGGGTCTGGATGACAAACCAAATCAAGACATGGAAGCTGAAACAGGTTTAAACAGTGAATTGTCAATTGCCTATGAAGGAAAAGTGGCGGCGGACAAAACACTGCGTTTAGGTGCCACCGCATTCAATACCAAAATCGATGACTATATCTTTGACAATGCGGCAGTACCTGGTGGCCAACCCCGTGAAACATGGAAAGACAACGTCGGTGATATGACGGTGAAGGGATTTGAAGTTTATGCGGGTTTTGCATTTGATGCGTTTTCAATGCAGCTAACGTATTCAAATTCGGAAAGTGATCTGGACGCCTATTCTCAATACGCTTCACTCGATGGTGCGCGATTGGAGCGTGAACAGGGTGACACGATTTCGGCTGATTTTACGTATCAACTGAGCCAGTACAACTTAACCTTAAATTGGGATTTCATGGTGGTGGACGACGTGGCAGCCGGCACGGATTTGTATGGTGCTGATTTGGACAACAGCAAGGATGGCTTTAGCGTACACAACATCAGTGCTCATTGGCAGCCTGAAGCGGTGGCGAATCTACATGTTCGAGTCGGTGTGGATAATGTGTTTGACGAATTCTATGCGTCTCAATCTTCCAAAAATGGTGTGTCATTCCATCCTGTATTTGGAAAACTATTCTTAATGGATTACGAACCAGGTCGTAACATTAAAGCCAGTATTTCTTACCAGTTCTAA